The following proteins come from a genomic window of Miscanthus floridulus cultivar M001 chromosome 2, ASM1932011v1, whole genome shotgun sequence:
- the LOC136530058 gene encoding uric acid degradation bifunctional protein TTL-like isoform X2, producing the protein MPNRNAIPPPHPPPALSNWQPARWPRRCLFPRRTCCASTAAAASPPRWRPPPPSPPSLTPSSPLDASGSTRWSKEEQSAALSTATDSTAQELAEWNARYREKFGFVFMICASGRTAPEVLAELKRRYTNRPIVELEAAAQEELKITELRLAKLFSSEPTVPSTTTEGPATQSDKAADRIRIIGAHLGALPQPCANKAPEITGSSNRSRPPITTHVLDTARGSPASGIEVHLEMWKDSSATPSFSNKDFSGWATLGYSVTNNDGRSGQLMDIVDNIAPGFYRISFNTAKYSPAGFFPYVSIIFEIKENQTAEHFHVPLLHSPFSFTTYRGS; encoded by the exons ATGCCGAACAGAAATGCTATCCCCCCGCCCCACCCACCACCTGCGCTGTCGAATTGGCAGCCGGCGAGATGGCCGCGCCGATGCCTCTTTCCGCGCAGGACGTGCTGCGCGTCAACGGCAGCCGCCGCTTCGCCGCCGCGATGGCGGCCGCCTCCCCCTTCGCCTCCCTCGCTGACGCCCTCCTCGCCGCTCGACGCATCTGGCTCGACGAG GTGGAGCAAGGAGGAGCAATCAGCAGCGCTCTCCACAGCCACGGATTCGACGGCCCAG GAGCTGGCAGAGTGGAATGCCAGGTACAGGGAGAAGTTTGGCTTCGTGTTCATGATTTGCGCCTCTGGGAGGACTGCACCTGAGGTCTTGGCTGAGCTTAAG AGGCGTTACACGAATAGGCCAATTGTTGAACTTGAGGCTGCAGCACAGGAAGAACTTAAAATAACTGAACTACGCCTTGCGAAGCTTTTCTCATCGGAGCCTACTGTTCCCTCCACTACAACTGAAGGCCCTGCCACCCAATCAGATAAAGCAGCAG ATCGCATACGGATTATTGGAGCACATCTTGGAGCTCTCCCTCAGCCTTGTGCCAATAAAGCTCCTGAAATTACCGGTAGCTCCAACCGAAGTCGGCCTCCCATTACAACTCATGTGCTGGACACTGCCCGTGGATCGCCTGCGTCTGGAATTGAAGTTCACTTGGAGATGTGGAAGGATTCTTCAGCTACTCCATCATTCAGCAACAAAGATTTCAGCGGATGGGCAACTCTAGGCTATTCAGTTACAAACAATGATGGACGCAGTGGTCAGCTGATGGACATCGTCGATAACATTGCTCCAGGCTTCTACCGCATAAGCTTCAACACTGCTAAGTATTCGCCTGCAGGGTTCTTCCCTTACGTCAGCATCATATTTGAGATCAAGGAGAACCAGACGGCAGAGCATTTTCATGTTCCTCTCTTGCATTCCCCTTTCTCATTCACCACTTACCGTGGAAGCTAA
- the LOC136530058 gene encoding uric acid degradation bifunctional protein TTL-like isoform X1 — protein sequence MAAPMPLSAQDVLRVNGSRRFAAAMAAASPFASLADALLAARRIWLDEVDVNGWLEAFAAHPAIGTTSPSVSKWSKEEQSAALSTATDSTAQELAEWNARYREKFGFVFMICASGRTAPEVLAELKRRYTNRPIVELEAAAQEELKITELRLAKLFSSEPTVPSTTTEGPATQSDKAADRIRIIGAHLGALPQPCANKAPEITGSSNRSRPPITTHVLDTARGSPASGIEVHLEMWKDSSATPSFSNKDFSGWATLGYSVTNNDGRSGQLMDIVDNIAPGFYRISFNTAKYSPAGFFPYVSIIFEIKENQTAEHFHVPLLHSPFSFTTYRGS from the exons ATGGCCGCGCCGATGCCTCTTTCCGCGCAGGACGTGCTGCGCGTCAACGGCAGCCGCCGCTTCGCCGCCGCGATGGCGGCCGCCTCCCCCTTCGCCTCCCTCGCTGACGCCCTCCTCGCCGCTCGACGCATCTGGCTCGACGAG GTGGATGTCAACGGATGGCTCGAGGCCTTCGCGGCGCACCCGGCGATCGGAACCACCTCCCCATCTGTCTCCAA GTGGAGCAAGGAGGAGCAATCAGCAGCGCTCTCCACAGCCACGGATTCGACGGCCCAG GAGCTGGCAGAGTGGAATGCCAGGTACAGGGAGAAGTTTGGCTTCGTGTTCATGATTTGCGCCTCTGGGAGGACTGCACCTGAGGTCTTGGCTGAGCTTAAG AGGCGTTACACGAATAGGCCAATTGTTGAACTTGAGGCTGCAGCACAGGAAGAACTTAAAATAACTGAACTACGCCTTGCGAAGCTTTTCTCATCGGAGCCTACTGTTCCCTCCACTACAACTGAAGGCCCTGCCACCCAATCAGATAAAGCAGCAG ATCGCATACGGATTATTGGAGCACATCTTGGAGCTCTCCCTCAGCCTTGTGCCAATAAAGCTCCTGAAATTACCGGTAGCTCCAACCGAAGTCGGCCTCCCATTACAACTCATGTGCTGGACACTGCCCGTGGATCGCCTGCGTCTGGAATTGAAGTTCACTTGGAGATGTGGAAGGATTCTTCAGCTACTCCATCATTCAGCAACAAAGATTTCAGCGGATGGGCAACTCTAGGCTATTCAGTTACAAACAATGATGGACGCAGTGGTCAGCTGATGGACATCGTCGATAACATTGCTCCAGGCTTCTACCGCATAAGCTTCAACACTGCTAAGTATTCGCCTGCAGGGTTCTTCCCTTACGTCAGCATCATATTTGAGATCAAGGAGAACCAGACGGCAGAGCATTTTCATGTTCCTCTCTTGCATTCCCCTTTCTCATTCACCACTTACCGTGGAAGCTAA